A section of the Papio anubis isolate 15944 chromosome 2, Panubis1.0, whole genome shotgun sequence genome encodes:
- the TMPPE gene encoding transmembrane protein with metallophosphoesterase domain, with protein sequence MAIFRQLSLGAKATLAAVTVFVSMIASRSYLADSLELRAWRWLLRLQLALFVNSLLLIGSLYIWRSTVSNLCHSPAAESTCFQLWKVVVLAFLALAHSSFFTMFFLVAEEPYLFSLAAYSCLGAYIIMLFFLCILSGMEQAYQLLAWRSGRVVGSLDKTRKLVLRPALAVGVTAVLSVAGILNAAQPPAVKTVEVPIHQLPASMNNLKIVLLSDIHLGPTVGRTKMEMFVGMVNVLEPDVTVIVGDLSDSEASVLRTAVAPLGQLHSRLGAYFVTGNHEYYTSDVSNWFALLESLHVQPLHNENVKISATRAQRGGGGSGGGSEDEDWICLAGVDDIEADILHYSGHGMDLDKALEGCSPDHTIILLAHQPLAAKRALQARPDINLILSGHTHAGQIFPLNVAAYLLNPFFAGLYQVAQATFVYVSPGTAYYGIPMRLGSRAEITELILRRSP encoded by the coding sequence ATGGCCATCTTCAGGCAGCTGTCCCTAGGCGCGAAGGCCACCCTGGCTGCCGTCACTGTCTTCGTGTCCATGATCGCCTCCCGCTCATATCTGGCAGACAGCCTTGAGCTCAGGGCCTGGCGTTGGCTGCTTCGCTTGCAGCTTGCCCTGTTTGTCAACTCGCTCTTGCTCATTGGCTCCCTCTACATTTGGCGCAGCACAGTTAGCAACCTCTGCCACTCCCCAGCTGCGGAGTCAACCTGTTTTCAGCTTTGGAAGGTGGTGGTTCTGGCATTTCTGGCCCTGGCCCATTCCAGTTTCTTCACCATGTTCTTTTTAGTGGCCGAGGAGCCCTATCTCTTTTCCTTGGCAGCCTACTCCTGCCTGGGTGCTTACATCATCATGCTCTTCTTCCTCTGCATCCTCAGCGGCATGGAGCAGGCCTACCAGCtcttggcctggcgcagtggtaGGGTCGTGGGCAGCCTTGACAAGACAAGGAAGCTGGTGCTCAGGCCTGCCCTGGCAGTGGGAGTGACTGCTGTGCTCAGCGTGGCCGGGATTCTGAATGCTGCGCAGCCCCCGGCTGTGAAAACTGTGGAGGTGCCCATCCATCAGCTGCCCGCCTCAATGAACAACCTCAAGATCGTGCTCCTCTCAGACATTCACTTGGGCCCCACAGTGGGCAGGACCAAGATGGAGATGTTTGTGGGGATGGTGAATGTGCTGGAACCAGACGTCACCGTGATCGTGGGTGACCTCTCCGACTCGGAAGCCTCGGTCCTGCGGACGGCTGTCGCTCCTCTGGGCCAGCTTCATTCACGTCTCGGTGCCTACTTCGTCACAGGCAATCATGAGTACTACACGTCAGATGTCAGCAACTGGTTTGCACTTCTGGAATCCCTGCATGTCCAGCCTCTTCATAATGAGAACGTGAAGATTTCCGCCACACGGGCCCaacgtggtggtggtggtagtggcgGTGGGAGTGAGGATGAGGACTGGATCTGCTTGGCTGGGGTGGACGATATTGAAGCAGACATCCTGCACTACTCTGGCCATGGCATGGATCTTGACAAGGCCCTGGAGGGCTGCAGCCCAGACCATACAATCATCTTGCTAGCTCACCAGCCCCTGGCTGCCAAGAGAGCTCTCCAGGCTCGGCCAGATATTAACCTGATCCTTTCTGGGCACACACATGCTGGGCAGATCTTCCCCTTGAACGTAGCAGCCTATCTCCTGAATCCCTTCTTTGCTGGTCTCTACCAAGTGGCCCAGGCTACATTCGTATATGTCAGCCCGGGCACAGCCTACTACGGGATACCCATGAGGTTGGGTAGCAGGGCGGAGATCACAGAGCTCATCCTGCGGCGGTCTCCCTGA
- the CRTAP gene encoding cartilage-associated protein, producing MEPGRRGVAALLALLCVACALRAGRAQYERYSFRSFPRDELMPLESAYRHALDKYSGEHWAESVGYLEISLRLHRLLRDSEAFCHRNCSAAPQPEPASGLASYPELRLFGGLLRRAHCLKRCKQGLPAFRQSQPSREVLADFQRREPYKFLQFAYFKANNLPKAIAAAHTFLLKHPDDEMMKRNMAYYKSLPGAEDYIKDLETKSYESLFIRAVRAYNGENWRTSITDMELALPDFFKAFYECLAACEGSREIKDFKDFYLSIADHYIEVLECKIQCEENLTPVIGGYPVEKFVATMYHYLQFAYYKLNDLKNAAPCAVSYLLFDQNDKVMQQNLVYYQYHRDTWGLSDEHFQPRPEAVQFFNVTTLQKELYDFAKENIMDDDEGEVVEYVDDLLELEETS from the exons ATGGAGCCGGGGCGTCGGGGGGTCGCGGCGCTGCTGGCGCTGCTGTGCGTGGCCTGTGCGCTGCGCGCCGGGCGCGCCCAGTACGAACGCTACAGCTTCCGCAGCTTCCCACGGGACGAGCTGATGCCGCTCGAGTCGGCCTACCGGCACGCGCTGGACAAGTATAGTGGCGAGCACTGGGCTGAGAGCGTGGGCTACCTGGAGATCAGCCTGCGGCTGCACCGCCTGCTGCGCGACAGCGAGGCCTTCTGCCACCGCAACTGCAGCGCCGCGCCGCAGCCCGAGCCCGCCTCCGGCCTCGCCAGCTATCCAGAGCTGCGCCTCTTCGGGGGCCTGCTGCGCCGCGCGCACTGCCTCAAGCGCTGCAAGCAAGGCCTGCCAGCCTTCCGCCAGTCCCAGCCCAGCCGCGAGGTGCTGGCGGACTTCCAGCGCCGCGAGCCCTACAAGTTCCTGCAGTTCGCCTACTTCAAG GCAAATAATCTCCCCAAAGCCATCGCAGCTGCTCACACCTTTCTACTGAAGCATCCTGATGACGAAATGATGAAGAGGAACATGGCGTATTATAAGAGCCTGCCTGGTGCCGAGGACTACATTAAAGACCTGGAAACCAAGTCGTATGAG AGCCTGTTCATCCGAGCAGTGCGAGCGTACAACGGTGAGAACTGGAGAACATCCATCACAGACATGGAGCTGGCCCTTCCCGACTTCTTTAAAGCCTTTTACGAGTGTCTCGCGGCCTGTGAGGGTTCCAGGGAGATCAAGGACTTCAAGGATTTCTACCTTTCCATAGCAG ATCATTATATAGAAGTTCTGGAATGCAAAATACAGTGTGAAGAGAACCTCACCCCAGTTATAGGAGGCTATCCAGTTGAGAAATTTGTGGCTACCATGTATCATTACTTGCAGTTTGCCTATTATAAGT TGAACGACCTGAAGAATGCAGCCCCCTGTGCAGTCAGCTACCTGCTCTTTGATCAGAATGACAAGGTCATGCAGCAGAACCTGGTGTATTACCAGTACCACAGGGACACTTGGGGCCTCTCGGATGAGCACTTCCAGCCCAGACCT GAAGCGGTTCAGTTCTTTAACGTGACCACACTCCAGAAGGAGCTGTATGACTTTGCTAAGGAAAATATAATGGATGATGATGAG GGAGAAGTTGTGGAATACGTGGATGACCTCTTAGAACTGGAGGAAACCAGCTAG